One segment of Macrobrachium rosenbergii isolate ZJJX-2024 chromosome 25, ASM4041242v1, whole genome shotgun sequence DNA contains the following:
- the LOC136852251 gene encoding uncharacterized protein yields MVVKLCLDGKIVNIVSAYAPQAGLKEVVKAKKDAKKIWEKYGQQEDQERYKRHKKQVKKAVTQEKARDMYEELGAPEGERKIHRIAKSRDKNTIDYSHIKQVKDENGVVLCNEDKIKTRRKEYYEHLLNEENPIKFFEDGFQNLGMTHTISRKEVKKALKKMKNCKAIRPDGIPADVWRSLGEEGIDMRWDLEKKIYSQEKIPRE; encoded by the exons ATGGTTGTGAAACTGTGCCTAGATGGAAAAATAGTCAACATCGTGAGTGCTTATGCTCCTCaagcaggat tgaaagaggtggtgaaagccaaaaaagatgcaaaaaagatctgggaaaagtatggacagcaagaggatcAGGAGAGGTacaaaagacataagaaacaagtaaagaaggcagttacACAAGAAAAGGCACGTGACATGTACGAAGAGCTGGGAGCACCTGAGggtgagagaaaaattcacagaattgcaaagtcgagggacaagaacaccatagactactcccatataaaacaggttaaggatgagaatggagtggttttatgcaacgaggataagataaagacgAGGCggaaggaatattatgaacacctgttaaatgaagaaaatcctataaaattctttgaagatggattccagaaccttggtatgacacatactattagcaggaaggaagtaaagaaggcactaaagaagatgaaaaattgtAAAGCAATAAGACcggatggaattcctgcagatgTGTGGaggagcctgggagaagaaggaatagacatgcggTGGgacctagaaaagaaaatatacagtcaggaaaagataccaagagaatag
- the LOC136852252 gene encoding uncharacterized protein: MDQRVREETSVGEEQFGFMPGGGTTDAVFALQQMLEKHQEKQNGLHLKFTDLEKAYNSVLCQEVWRCMGVKGTSEKYVRLVQEMYEGAKTQVASSVGLTEWIPGRVGLHQGSA, encoded by the coding sequence atggatcagagagttagagaagaaacatctgtaggtgaagaacagtttggtttcatgccaggaggaggaacgacagatgcagtgtttgccctccaaCAGATGTTGGAAAAACACCAGGAAAAGCAGAATGGACTGCACCTAAAATTCACAGACCTGGAAAAGGCATACAATAGCGTACTatgccaagaggtttggaggtgcatggGAGTAAAGGGAACAtcagagaagtatgtgaggttggtccaagaaaTGTacgaaggagcaaaaacgcaggtcgcaagcagtgttgggttaactgaatggataccaggaAGAGTTGGTTTGCATCAGGGATCTGCTtga